Genomic segment of Candidatus Deferrimicrobiaceae bacterium:
CGGAGGGGATCCTCTCCCCTCCCACGCGGATCCTCTCCTCCGGCGAAAGAAGATGAGGGGAGGTATAGAGGCCGACGGGTTCCGGCAGCATCCGCCGAAGGATCGCCTCCGTGAAGCAGGCGGTCGATCCCTTTCCGTTCGTCCCCGCGATGTGAACCGTCCGGAAGGCGCGTTCGGGGTGCCCGGTCATCCCGAATGCCGCGCGAATGCGTTCGAGACCCGGGCGGATCCGTTCCGGGCCCCGGGGCCCCCCGGTGTTCCTCATTTCCCGGAGGGGGGCTCCAGGAACCGGAGAATCTGCGTCAGCGACGGCTTGAGTTTCGTCCGCTCGACGATCATGTCCACCATCCCGTGTTCCAGAAGAAACTCGGCGCGTTGGAACCCCTCCGGAAGCTTCTGCTTGATCGTCTGCTCGATGACGCGGGGACCGGCGAACCCGATGAGAGCGCCGGGCTCCGATATGATGATGTCGCCCAGCATCGAGAAGCTCGCCGCCACGCCTCCCGTGGTGGGATCGGTCATCACGCTGATATAGGGCAGTTTCGCCTCGGACAGCCTTGCCAGGGCCGCGCTGGTCTTCGCCATCTGCATCAGCGACAGCGTCCCCTCCTGCATCCTCGCCCCCCCGGACGCGCTGAAAATGATCAGGGGGCACCGGAGTTCCAGGGCTTGCTCGCAGGCGATGGCGATCTTCTCCCCCACCACGCACCCCATCGAGCCGCCGAGGAACTCGAAGTCGAGGACGCCGAGGACGACCCCGATTCCGTTGATCCTCGCGATCCCTGTGATCACCGCCTCCTTGCGGCCCGTTTTCTTCTTCGCCTCCTTGAGGCGGTCGGTGTACTTTTTCGTGTCCGTGAACACGAGCATGTCGACGGACTCGAGATCATCCCCGAACTCCTGGAAGGTCCCCTCGTCGACGACGGTGCGGATTCTTTCCAGCGCGGGGATCCGGAAGTGGTAGTTGCATTTCGGGCAGACGTTCAGGTTCCGCTCGACCTCGGGCTTGTAGATGATCTCGAGGCAGGCTCCGCACTTGATCCACATCCCCTCGGGGGTCTTGATCCGTTTCTCCCCTTCCTCTTTCCTCCGGAACAGTCGTATCGCCATCGTTGTCTCACCTCATCGACTTTTTGAGGGATTGAACGAACCGCCGGAGGGCCGTAGGCCCCCGCCGCGACGTCCCGTAACGCTCCACCACCCTGACGCAGGCGCTCCCGACGACCGCGGCGTCGGCGTGGGTAGTGGCGGCGGCCGCCATGGCGGGACGGGAAATCCCGAAACCGACCGCGACCGGAAGACGGCTCTGCCTCTTTACCTCCCGCGTCCATCCCAGCAACCGGGGGGGAAGCGATTTCCTGACCCCCGTGATCCCGGTCACCGAGATCAGGTACAGGAAGCCGGACCCCGCCGCGTCCGCCCTGCGGACCCGGTCCCGGCCGCTGGTCGGGGAAATCAGGGGGATCCAGTCGAGTCCCGATCGCTTCGCCTCCGGCGCCATCTCCCCGGATTCCTCCAAAGGGAGGTCCACCACAAGGATCCCGTCCGCGCCCGCGGAGCGGGCGTCCCCGCAGAACTTCCGGATCCCGTACTGAAGGAACGGGTTGTAGTATCCGAAGATCACCACCGGCGTGTCATATTTCTTCCGGAAGGCCGACACGAGGGACAGGGCGCGCCCGGTGGTCATACCGCCCGCCAGGGATCGGCGAAAGGCCGCCTGGATCGTCGGCCCGTCCGCCATCGGGTCGGAGAACGGGATGCCCACTTCGAGGATGTCCGCTCCCCCCTCGGCCGCCCCGCACAGGTAGGAGAGGGAGTCGCGCCGATTCGGGTCACCGGCGGTGAGATAGACCACCAGCCCTTTCTCCCCGGACTTCCCCAGGCGGTCGAACAACCCCTCAATGCGTGACGCGGTCAAGCCCTTTCCTCTCCGCGACGATGGCGATGTCCTTGTCTCCCCTGCCGGAGAGGTTGATGACGACCGACTCGCTCTTGCGCATCCTGCTTGCGAGGCGGAACCCGTAGGCGACCGCGTGGGCCGACTCGAGCGCCGGCATGATCCCTTCGCAATGCGTGAGAAGGGAGAAACCCTCGAGCGCCTCCTGGTCCGTGACGGCGACGTAGGTGGCCCGCCCCGAGGCTTTGAGGAACGCGTGCTCGGGCCCAACGCCCGGGTAGTCGAGCCCCGCCGAGACGGAGTGCGCCTCGCTGATCTGTCCGTCTTCGTCCTGAAGGACGAACGACTTGCTTCCGTGCAGGACGCCCACGCGACCGCGGCAAAGGGTTGCCCCGTGCCTGCCCGTCGCCAGTCCGAGCCCTCCGGCCTCCACGCCGAAAAGCCGGACCCCCGAGCGCCCGAGAAAGGAGGTAAAGATCCCCAGGGCGTTGCTGCCGCCGCCCACGCAGGCCACCACCGCCGTGGGCAGCCCCCCCTCGATCTTCCGGAACTGCCGGATGCACTCCTTCCCGATCACGGACTG
This window contains:
- the accD gene encoding acetyl-CoA carboxylase, carboxyltransferase subunit beta codes for the protein MAIRLFRRKEEGEKRIKTPEGMWIKCGACLEIIYKPEVERNLNVCPKCNYHFRIPALERIRTVVDEGTFQEFGDDLESVDMLVFTDTKKYTDRLKEAKKKTGRKEAVITGIARINGIGVVLGVLDFEFLGGSMGCVVGEKIAIACEQALELRCPLIIFSASGGARMQEGTLSLMQMAKTSAALARLSEAKLPYISVMTDPTTGGVAASFSMLGDIIISEPGALIGFAGPRVIEQTIKQKLPEGFQRAEFLLEHGMVDMIVERTKLKPSLTQILRFLEPPSGK
- the trpA gene encoding tryptophan synthase subunit alpha, coding for MTASRIEGLFDRLGKSGEKGLVVYLTAGDPNRRDSLSYLCGAAEGGADILEVGIPFSDPMADGPTIQAAFRRSLAGGMTTGRALSLVSAFRKKYDTPVVIFGYYNPFLQYGIRKFCGDARSAGADGILVVDLPLEESGEMAPEAKRSGLDWIPLISPTSGRDRVRRADAAGSGFLYLISVTGITGVRKSLPPRLLGWTREVKRQSRLPVAVGFGISRPAMAAAATTHADAAVVGSACVRVVERYGTSRRGPTALRRFVQSLKKSMR